The Prosthecobacter sp. SYSU 5D2 genome contains a region encoding:
- a CDS encoding dihydroorotase (catalyzes the formation of N-carbamoyl-L-aspartate from (S)-dihydroorotate in pyrimidine biosynthesis), which translates to MTLDLPKWFDLHTHFRQGPAVEAYIKAHRDMGCAGALAMPNTQPPVSRVSGAAQADGWSIESYSAELRAAGADAFEQLIVPLYLTRHTTAAMIREGAASGLLRACKYYPPHGTTNSEHGMPMDDLIGGEVFRAMEEHGIILCIHGEQHALSGPDYLDAHQNAETRFYTERMPRLIEAHPKLRIVCEHITTRTAAEFVAAAPEHVGATITPQHLLYTMGHLIQGLKYHLYCLPIVKFQDDRAALRQQVTKASQNKFFAGTDSAPHTTKATACGCAAGCFTGGCAPQLYAMAFEEAGVDLGSAEGKVLFERFLSLNGPAFYGFPASTQRFQMEKAAAQTAILETSAGPVTPLPAGMGVGLTWRIVA; encoded by the coding sequence ATGACACTTGATCTCCCGAAATGGTTCGACCTCCATACTCACTTCCGCCAGGGACCGGCGGTTGAAGCTTATATCAAAGCGCATCGAGACATGGGCTGCGCGGGGGCGCTGGCGATGCCGAATACGCAGCCGCCGGTATCAAGGGTCTCAGGAGCGGCCCAGGCGGATGGCTGGTCCATTGAGAGTTATTCGGCGGAGCTGAGAGCGGCGGGGGCGGATGCCTTTGAGCAGCTCATTGTGCCGCTTTATCTGACTCGGCATACTACGGCGGCAATGATCCGCGAAGGGGCGGCCTCCGGGCTGCTGCGGGCCTGCAAGTACTACCCGCCCCATGGCACGACGAATTCGGAGCATGGCATGCCGATGGATGACCTCATCGGTGGAGAGGTTTTCCGAGCGATGGAAGAGCACGGAATCATCCTCTGCATCCATGGCGAGCAGCATGCACTGAGCGGGCCGGATTACCTGGATGCGCATCAGAATGCGGAAACGCGTTTCTACACGGAAAGGATGCCGCGCCTCATCGAAGCGCATCCAAAACTGCGCATCGTGTGCGAGCACATCACCACACGCACAGCAGCGGAGTTTGTGGCCGCTGCGCCGGAGCATGTGGGTGCGACGATTACGCCGCAGCACCTGCTTTATACCATGGGGCATCTGATCCAAGGGCTGAAATACCACCTCTACTGCCTGCCCATTGTGAAGTTTCAAGATGACCGTGCAGCCTTGCGCCAGCAGGTGACAAAGGCCAGTCAAAACAAGTTTTTTGCCGGCACGGACAGCGCTCCGCATACGACCAAGGCGACGGCCTGCGGCTGTGCAGCGGGATGTTTCACCGGAGGGTGTGCGCCACAGCTTTATGCGATGGCTTTTGAGGAAGCTGGGGTGGATCTGGGCAGTGCGGAGGGGAAGGTTTTGTTTGAGCGTTTTCTGAGTCTGAATGGCCCCGCCTTCTATGGCTTTCCAGCTTCGACGCAGCGTTTCCAGATGGAAAAGGCGGCAGCACAAACGGCCATCCTGGAAACATCTGCGGGTCCGGTGACACCGCTGCCTGCCGGCATGGGCGTGGGGCTGACCTGGAGGATCGTCGCTTAA
- a CDS encoding c-type cytochrome gives MKKLLKILGALVAIVLLLVIAAVGYVVNFLPNIPVQEGLRVEATPERIARGEYLANSVSVCMDCHSTRDWSLFSGPLKPGTLGIGGERFDQKMNFPGAFIAPNITPHALKGWTDGELYRAITSGVSKDGHPLFPIMPYPSYGKMATEDVYSIMAYIRSLPAVESSPVPSKADPPVNVIMHLMPQPAAPVELPAKSDPVAYGGYLANAAGCTECHTKMEKGKPVGEPYAGGFEFAMPGGTVRSPNITPHPVTGIGAWTKQLFVDRFKSYAPGKFTPPPVDSAKGEMQTVMPWTMYASMTEEDLGAIYEYLKTLPPVENSVERWTVTAR, from the coding sequence ATGAAGAAGCTGTTAAAAATCCTCGGGGCGCTGGTGGCCATCGTTCTGTTGCTCGTCATCGCTGCCGTGGGCTATGTAGTGAACTTTCTGCCCAACATCCCCGTGCAGGAAGGCCTGCGCGTGGAGGCCACACCGGAGCGTATCGCCCGTGGTGAATATCTGGCCAACAGTGTTTCGGTCTGTATGGACTGCCACAGCACCCGCGACTGGTCGCTTTTCTCCGGCCCACTAAAACCGGGCACCCTGGGCATCGGCGGCGAGCGCTTTGACCAGAAGATGAATTTCCCCGGTGCCTTCATCGCGCCTAACATCACCCCGCATGCCCTGAAGGGCTGGACCGATGGCGAGCTTTACCGCGCCATCACCAGCGGAGTCAGCAAGGATGGCCATCCGCTGTTTCCCATCATGCCTTACCCGTCTTATGGCAAAATGGCCACCGAGGATGTCTATAGCATCATGGCGTACATCCGCAGCCTGCCGGCTGTGGAAAGCAGCCCAGTGCCATCCAAGGCAGATCCGCCGGTGAATGTGATCATGCACCTCATGCCGCAGCCTGCGGCCCCGGTGGAGCTGCCTGCCAAGTCGGATCCCGTGGCGTATGGCGGCTACCTGGCCAATGCGGCTGGCTGTACGGAATGCCATACGAAGATGGAAAAGGGCAAGCCCGTTGGCGAGCCATATGCCGGCGGATTTGAGTTTGCCATGCCGGGCGGCACCGTCCGCTCCCCCAACATCACCCCGCACCCGGTCACCGGCATCGGCGCATGGACCAAGCAATTGTTTGTGGACCGTTTTAAATCCTATGCGCCGGGCAAGTTCACACCCCCACCGGTAGATTCTGCCAAAGGTGAAATGCAGACCGTCATGCCCTGGACCATGTATGCCAGCATGACGGAAGAAGACCTGGGGGCAATTTATGAATACCTGAAAACCCTGCCGCCAGTGGAAAACAGCGTGGAGCGCTGGACGGTGACTGCCCGCTGA
- a CDS encoding PhoPQ-activated protein PqaA family protein, whose translation MKLFTCLLLLTLSVAQAGITRSQFDMAAVRDVTTLETEILSDWKPLAKDPSIRQKLVVITLCEWWPGQKVRLPVTFNAPADAPPCTRLVIANAGLAPKAAAPTGTMLRLLKEHGVGIVLVGMGTIDAMAPAPILLSGMKEHLLATKDTRYTPAWIWGMSDMRAITAAVAEKDVFQPQQILVTGGSKRGVAAAAAGIHDDRVTAIMPVVTPILDSPGGPYVHGMLPEEITRMNRQFLADITAGKVPAVPATASGPLAARAKTQAGQRIDEAAARAAGWSEEEMKAMCTAAWDVCRITDHWPALQARGLEVFYNQGSNDNVSPGLLELGRRFPAFPLCIFPGGQHGGPKDTGMTKQVSSLPEVEANLHAFALHHFFKSRRRVATPEIITQWDKAARTLRLTATFPDGSRPQDNRLWMSADRHPDYSMQMEFDAWTSIPMTAKGTTAFEASQVVEPGIKTLDLITVHAHAEDGSTLTVTSPSLRVVLD comes from the coding sequence ATGAAACTTTTCACCTGTCTCCTCCTTCTCACCCTTTCGGTCGCCCAAGCTGGGATCACCCGCAGTCAATTTGACATGGCGGCCGTCCGGGATGTGACCACTTTGGAAACGGAGATTCTTTCGGACTGGAAACCCCTGGCCAAGGATCCTTCCATCCGTCAGAAGCTGGTCGTGATCACCCTCTGCGAATGGTGGCCAGGACAGAAGGTTCGCCTGCCTGTCACCTTCAATGCCCCGGCAGATGCCCCCCCCTGCACCCGCCTCGTCATCGCCAATGCCGGGTTGGCACCCAAGGCCGCCGCCCCCACCGGGACCATGCTGCGCCTGCTGAAGGAGCACGGCGTCGGCATCGTCCTCGTCGGCATGGGCACCATAGATGCCATGGCCCCTGCGCCCATTCTCCTCAGCGGCATGAAAGAGCACCTGCTGGCCACGAAGGACACCCGCTACACCCCCGCCTGGATCTGGGGCATGAGCGACATGCGCGCCATTACCGCTGCCGTGGCGGAGAAAGACGTTTTTCAGCCGCAGCAGATCCTCGTCACCGGCGGGTCCAAGCGCGGCGTCGCTGCCGCTGCCGCTGGCATCCATGATGACCGGGTGACGGCCATCATGCCGGTGGTCACTCCCATTCTGGATTCCCCTGGCGGCCCGTATGTCCATGGCATGCTGCCGGAGGAGATCACCCGGATGAACCGCCAGTTCCTCGCAGACATCACGGCTGGAAAAGTTCCTGCTGTGCCTGCCACGGCTAGCGGTCCGCTGGCCGCCCGCGCGAAGACCCAGGCCGGGCAGCGCATCGATGAGGCCGCTGCCAGGGCCGCCGGCTGGAGCGAGGAAGAGATGAAAGCCATGTGCACTGCCGCCTGGGATGTCTGCCGCATCACGGACCACTGGCCCGCGCTGCAAGCCCGGGGCCTGGAGGTCTTTTACAACCAGGGCTCCAACGACAACGTCAGCCCCGGCCTGCTGGAGCTGGGCCGCCGTTTCCCTGCCTTTCCCCTCTGCATCTTCCCGGGCGGCCAGCATGGCGGGCCCAAGGACACTGGCATGACCAAACAGGTGTCCTCACTGCCGGAGGTAGAGGCAAATCTCCATGCCTTCGCCCTGCATCACTTTTTCAAATCCCGCCGCCGGGTGGCCACGCCGGAGATCATCACGCAGTGGGACAAGGCCGCCCGGACGCTCCGTCTCACCGCCACTTTCCCCGATGGCAGCCGCCCCCAGGACAACCGCCTCTGGATGTCTGCCGACCGCCACCCGGACTACTCCATGCAGATGGAATTTGATGCCTGGACCTCCATCCCCATGACGGCCAAGGGCACCACCGCTTTCGAGGCCAGCCAGGTTGTTGAGCCGGGTATCAAGACGCTGGACCTCATCACCGTGCATGCCCATGCCGAGGACGGTTCCACCCTTACCGTGACAAGCCCCTCCCTGCGCGTCGTGCTGGATTGA
- a CDS encoding LysR family transcriptional regulator, with the protein MRNTLDFQSLEQFVVLSRTKNFTRAAEELNLSQSALSRAIQKLEDQLGQPLFERKPREVVLTDLGELLLERARKILKLVEDTFTEVAEASRRGRVRLGAIPTIAPYFLPSLLGSFAEKHPDISVIVHEDTTEALIKSCSHGEIDLAIVALPIIAKYLEVEPLFSEELLLVLPAGHPLAEEESIRVAAVDGYPFVMLSEAHCLAENISSFCRRQSVQPVTVERTSQLTTVQELVALDHGVSIVPEMARRIDVSNRRVYRSFNGEKPLRTVALMWNSYRYQGKAFKALVEHVRQQAAPGEIVES; encoded by the coding sequence ATGAGAAACACCTTGGATTTCCAGTCGCTTGAGCAATTCGTCGTCCTGTCGCGGACGAAGAACTTCACTCGGGCAGCAGAGGAACTGAATCTCTCCCAATCAGCCCTGAGCCGGGCCATTCAGAAGCTGGAAGACCAGCTCGGCCAGCCGTTGTTCGAGCGCAAGCCTCGCGAGGTGGTGCTGACGGACCTGGGGGAGCTCCTTTTGGAACGGGCCAGGAAGATCCTGAAACTCGTGGAGGACACCTTTACCGAGGTGGCTGAGGCAAGCCGGCGGGGCCGTGTGCGGCTGGGGGCCATCCCGACGATTGCGCCTTATTTTCTGCCCAGTCTGCTGGGCAGCTTCGCGGAAAAACACCCGGACATTTCGGTGATCGTTCATGAAGACACGACGGAAGCACTGATCAAAAGCTGCAGTCACGGTGAAATTGACCTGGCCATTGTGGCGCTGCCGATCATCGCTAAGTATTTGGAAGTCGAGCCGCTGTTTTCGGAAGAGCTGCTGCTGGTGCTGCCTGCCGGTCATCCACTGGCGGAAGAGGAAAGCATCCGTGTGGCAGCGGTGGATGGCTACCCCTTTGTGATGCTGAGCGAGGCGCACTGCCTGGCGGAAAACATCTCCTCCTTTTGCCGGCGGCAGTCGGTGCAGCCGGTCACGGTGGAGCGCACCAGCCAGCTCACCACTGTGCAGGAACTGGTGGCGCTGGATCACGGCGTCTCCATCGTCCCGGAAATGGCGCGCCGGATTGACGTCAGCAACCGTCGTGTTTATCGCTCCTTTAACGGTGAAAAACCGCTGCGCACCGTGGCCCTGATGTGGAACTCCTATCGCTACCAAGGCAAGGCCTTCAAAGCCCTTGTGGAGCATGTGCGCCAGCAGGCTGCGCCGGGTGAAATCGTGGAGTCCTGA
- a CDS encoding alpha/beta hydrolase-fold protein — protein MNAEAADAQNPATDGDGHFTIGPDYQTDPDLTDRGNPKGRTFMFKMALADSQIFQGTDTTLEPERKPVRTERRITVYVPAAYQDGTQAPLLIIHDGPGKIKQVAHALDNLTVSKDAKRRLPAFIAIAVENGGNDGKSSQRGLEYDTMSDRLARFIHDEVLPAVLANAEIKAAYPKFALTENPWGRGVMGCSSGGAAALTMGWFRPEWFRRIVAYSGTFVDQQDDDAPEEAQFPLGAWEYHSGMKLIESSEVKPLRIFTHVSENDNRANDPEETYHNWVMAGLRTEAALAKKGYPHRFIFSKGTGHCDKRVFEQTLADTLVWIWQGYQAE, from the coding sequence ATGAATGCAGAAGCCGCTGATGCGCAGAATCCGGCCACGGATGGCGACGGGCATTTCACCATCGGTCCCGATTACCAAACAGACCCGGATCTGACGGACCGTGGCAACCCGAAAGGCCGGACCTTCATGTTCAAGATGGCGCTGGCGGACAGCCAGATTTTCCAGGGTACTGACACCACGTTGGAGCCGGAAAGAAAGCCGGTGCGGACGGAGCGCAGAATCACGGTTTATGTGCCTGCTGCCTATCAGGACGGCACCCAGGCACCGCTGCTCATCATCCACGACGGGCCGGGCAAGATCAAACAGGTGGCGCATGCACTGGACAACCTGACGGTTTCCAAAGATGCCAAACGCAGGCTGCCCGCCTTCATCGCCATCGCGGTGGAGAATGGCGGCAATGATGGCAAAAGCAGCCAGCGCGGCCTGGAGTATGACACCATGTCCGACCGGCTGGCCCGCTTCATTCATGACGAGGTTTTGCCAGCCGTGCTCGCCAACGCGGAGATCAAGGCCGCTTATCCGAAGTTCGCCCTCACGGAGAATCCCTGGGGAAGGGGAGTGATGGGCTGCAGCTCCGGTGGTGCCGCGGCGCTGACGATGGGCTGGTTCCGCCCGGAATGGTTCAGGCGCATCGTTGCGTATTCCGGTACCTTTGTGGATCAGCAGGATGATGATGCACCGGAAGAGGCGCAGTTTCCGCTGGGAGCCTGGGAATATCATTCTGGCATGAAGCTCATTGAATCCAGCGAGGTGAAGCCGCTGCGCATCTTCACCCATGTGTCTGAAAACGACAACCGCGCCAATGACCCGGAAGAAACCTATCACAACTGGGTGATGGCCGGCCTGCGCACGGAGGCTGCCCTGGCCAAGAAAGGCTACCCCCACCGGTTCATCTTCAGCAAGGGCACCGGCCATTGTGACAAACGGGTGTTTGAGCAGACCCTGGCAGATACCCTGGTGTGGATCTGGCAGGGATATCAGGCTGAGTGA
- a CDS encoding SGNH/GDSL hydrolase family protein, which produces MNKTSLIRTTLFVTSLLLGCLAAASSAAEPATQTIPFPDPRITVCGLGWWKEETKLQRFPDRLKDVMPPKVWSLARAPAGVRLRFRTDSVTLGLLATTGTYRIGPSVPTALIGVDVYVDGRYLGSGLPDAEALLKKQWELGTEKQMRDVEIYLPTSGAPVVKEITLDSGAALEPAKAYSQEKTVVYYGSSITQGGHASNPGVAFPCLLGRWLDMDFINLGFSGNGLGEPTLARAVAEIPAAVYVIDYWANPPPEVYAKTFPEFIDIIRAKHPETPIVVTGPYYNPSEIIGSRMGEYQLEKRKMIPKLVEDRKKSGDKNIHYVDGFELISPDNADGLSDARHANSYGMFLYARGLEPMLRKVLNLPEAPRR; this is translated from the coding sequence ATGAACAAGACTTCCCTGATCCGCACCACACTGTTCGTTACATCCCTATTGTTAGGCTGTTTGGCGGCTGCAAGCTCAGCAGCAGAACCGGCCACGCAAACCATCCCTTTCCCCGATCCTCGCATCACCGTGTGCGGCCTGGGCTGGTGGAAGGAGGAGACAAAGCTGCAGCGCTTCCCGGACCGGCTGAAGGACGTGATGCCGCCCAAGGTCTGGAGCCTGGCGCGGGCCCCGGCCGGAGTGAGGCTGCGCTTCCGCACGGATTCTGTCACCCTGGGCCTCCTGGCGACCACGGGCACTTACCGGATAGGGCCATCCGTGCCTACCGCACTGATTGGCGTGGATGTCTATGTGGACGGACGTTATCTGGGCAGCGGCCTGCCGGATGCGGAGGCGCTGCTGAAAAAACAATGGGAGCTGGGCACGGAAAAGCAGATGCGGGATGTGGAAATCTACCTGCCCACCAGCGGGGCGCCCGTGGTGAAGGAAATCACCCTGGACAGCGGAGCTGCGCTGGAGCCTGCCAAGGCCTACTCCCAAGAAAAGACGGTCGTTTATTACGGCTCCAGCATCACTCAGGGCGGGCACGCATCCAATCCGGGAGTGGCTTTTCCCTGTTTGTTAGGCCGCTGGCTGGACATGGATTTTATCAATCTGGGCTTCTCTGGCAATGGCCTGGGTGAGCCAACCCTGGCCCGCGCCGTGGCGGAGATTCCGGCGGCTGTCTATGTCATTGATTACTGGGCCAATCCTCCGCCGGAAGTCTATGCAAAGACCTTCCCTGAGTTCATTGACATCATTCGCGCCAAACATCCTGAGACACCCATCGTGGTCACCGGGCCTTATTACAATCCGTCCGAAATCATTGGCAGCCGCATGGGCGAATACCAGCTTGAGAAGCGTAAGATGATCCCAAAGCTGGTGGAGGATCGGAAGAAATCCGGAGACAAGAACATCCATTATGTGGACGGCTTTGAGCTCATCTCCCCCGACAATGCAGACGGCCTGTCCGATGCCCGCCACGCCAACAGCTACGGCATGTTTCTGTATGCCCGTGGGCTGGAGCCGATGCTGCGCAAGGTGCTGAATCTGCCAGAAGCACCTCGCAGGTAA
- a CDS encoding PEP-CTERM sorting domain-containing protein (PEP-CTERM proteins occur, often in large numbers, in the proteomes of bacteria that also encode an exosortase, a predicted intramembrane cysteine proteinase. The presence of a PEP-CTERM domain at a protein's C-terminus predicts cleavage within the sorting domain, followed by covalent anchoring to some some component of the (usually Gram-negative) cell surface. Many PEP-CTERM proteins exhibit an unusual sequence composition that includes large numbers of potential glycosylation sites. Expression of one such protein has been shown restore the ability of a bacterium to form floc, a type of biofilm.) codes for MNCSPLACCRRTFSFSAALCLATLVSTAGAQSVWTGAADNSWSNAGNWNGGLPSTISGSPSDVTFATNDANGDTLTLDSLFYLNRLVAGPLNYGVTEKVLAATGAEGSRLVFQKLGDVLPTINVTHLANTEVSSGNLTRDLAFRTDIEIADDLTLTRTGGTGSVSSGNQRLYRTIFYGVISGSGKLTINSNSSSNSTRIWFDNHNTFTGDVDMQRGYLFQNYADSLGAADKTISFGSVSSVTWDLSSSNINATLGATIPYDLVTPSPAGSNVLINGGSVSRQLLFTGDITGSASHTATQRSVHLIAQSNQQMVFAGENMTFGGQVFARYGSEVAIAAANAEGKAWENVKNILLGQEITTSVSTTTNNSSLVLRGGFTLDAPVEVTKRTTGSSGRDKVSLGQINHQGSAYQAVFNGRVNVLESDYRSLNLISESGGSATFNGAVTVAGEQGLLVNDIVNATTSGGTLNYYEAAPLGTVIFSSTSRLGEATTGTGSAGSVDVMRGALLVNTSTFYAGVNVLNTAQLGGTGSITGNVVVSEGGRLQPGAGLTSPAFASSLGSLTLTGNLSLTGAASLVLQVGGATFNVGSTEVEDIPSIYASSLALVGDHDYLDITGSLTANTPGSIQFSPVGDFQPTWGDAFHLLDFGSLLTGVYTTREVLDLPDLSLINPDWMWNTDLFVSHGLLVVVPEPSRMSFLLLALVGAVTRRRR; via the coding sequence TGCCAATGGCGACACGCTGACCCTGGACAGCCTCTTTTACCTGAACCGCCTGGTGGCCGGCCCCCTGAATTATGGAGTGACAGAAAAGGTACTGGCAGCGACGGGAGCAGAGGGATCCAGGCTGGTGTTCCAAAAACTGGGGGATGTGCTGCCGACGATCAACGTCACCCACTTGGCCAATACGGAGGTATCCTCTGGAAACCTGACCCGCGACCTGGCCTTCAGGACGGATATCGAAATCGCCGATGACCTGACGCTGACGCGGACAGGGGGCACCGGGAGCGTCAGCTCCGGTAACCAGCGGCTTTATCGCACGATCTTTTACGGGGTGATCAGCGGCAGCGGCAAGCTGACCATCAACAGCAATTCCAGCTCGAACTCAACACGCATCTGGTTTGACAACCACAACACCTTCACCGGTGACGTTGACATGCAGAGAGGTTATCTGTTTCAGAACTATGCGGACAGCCTGGGCGCTGCGGACAAGACCATCAGCTTCGGATCCGTCAGTTCAGTGACCTGGGACCTCAGCTCCTCGAACATCAATGCCACCCTGGGGGCGACCATTCCCTATGACCTGGTCACGCCAAGCCCGGCAGGTTCCAACGTGCTGATCAACGGTGGCTCGGTCAGCCGGCAACTGCTCTTTACCGGAGACATCACCGGCAGCGCCAGCCACACGGCCACCCAACGGTCGGTTCATCTGATCGCCCAGTCGAACCAGCAGATGGTCTTTGCCGGAGAGAACATGACCTTTGGCGGCCAGGTGTTTGCCCGTTACGGCAGCGAGGTGGCAATTGCCGCAGCCAATGCGGAAGGCAAGGCCTGGGAGAATGTGAAAAACATTTTGTTAGGCCAGGAGATCACCACCAGTGTTTCCACCACCACCAACAATTCCAGTCTCGTGCTGCGGGGCGGTTTTACCTTGGATGCGCCAGTGGAGGTGACCAAACGGACCACCGGATCAAGTGGTCGCGACAAAGTCAGCCTCGGCCAGATTAACCACCAGGGGTCGGCGTATCAGGCGGTTTTCAACGGGCGGGTCAATGTGCTGGAGTCCGATTATCGAAGCCTTAACCTGATCTCAGAAAGCGGCGGCAGCGCCACTTTTAACGGGGCTGTCACGGTGGCCGGAGAACAGGGGCTGCTGGTCAATGACATCGTCAATGCCACCACGAGCGGCGGCACTCTCAACTACTATGAGGCCGCCCCCTTAGGCACGGTCATTTTTTCCAGCACCTCCCGCCTGGGTGAGGCCACGACGGGCACGGGCTCGGCAGGAAGTGTCGATGTGATGCGTGGAGCCCTTCTTGTCAATACATCCACTTTTTATGCCGGAGTAAATGTGCTGAATACCGCCCAGCTCGGTGGCACTGGCAGCATCACGGGAAATGTGGTGGTGAGCGAGGGTGGCCGCTTGCAACCGGGGGCAGGGCTAACCTCACCCGCCTTCGCCAGCAGCCTGGGCAGTCTGACCCTCACCGGCAATCTCAGCCTCACGGGCGCGGCCAGCCTGGTTCTTCAGGTGGGCGGAGCCACGTTTAATGTCGGCAGCACGGAGGTCGAAGACATTCCCTCTATCTATGCCAGCAGTTTGGCTCTAGTGGGGGATCATGATTATCTGGACATCACCGGCAGCCTCACGGCCAATACGCCCGGCAGCATCCAGTTCAGTCCCGTTGGGGATTTCCAGCCCACGTGGGGGGATGCCTTTCACTTGCTGGATTTTGGCTCGCTGCTGACGGGCGTTTATACCACCAGGGAAGTCCTGGACCTGCCGGACCTGAGCCTGATCAATCCCGATTGGATGTGGAACACGGATCTCTTTGTCAGCCACGGCCTCCTGGTCGTCGTGCCGGAGCCCTCCCGCATGTCCTTCCTGCTCCTCGCTCTGGTGGGTGCTGTGACGAGGCGGCGGCGCTGA
- a CDS encoding aminoglycoside phosphotransferase family protein has product MSRPDLPIRAATETVLAHGITPDRCDILQDSSTLVLRLTETLVARVVQDVDGPRQGTEWFARENAIALHLTQQGAPSIPLHPDLPPGPHEHFGFPMNFWLYVTAIEAEPSPEEVGRTLQECHAILRSFDQPLPRLAIVTESLALLEPLERRDLFPAEALELLRRHLTTSLEALDRFPHQPLHGDAHLGNLMNTTSGLLWTDWEDSFAGPVEWDVASVIWNAKLLEDDHETVNRILAAYRDAGGVINEEALHHCLIARAAVISAWYPILYPRPDAERQSKLQRRLDWLASV; this is encoded by the coding sequence ATGTCCCGCCCCGATCTCCCCATCCGCGCCGCTACGGAAACTGTGCTTGCCCATGGCATCACGCCAGACCGGTGCGACATCCTTCAAGACAGCAGCACGCTGGTGCTCAGGCTCACGGAGACACTGGTCGCCCGCGTGGTGCAGGATGTGGACGGGCCGCGTCAGGGGACAGAGTGGTTTGCGCGGGAAAATGCCATTGCCCTGCACCTCACGCAGCAGGGTGCGCCCAGCATCCCGCTGCATCCGGACCTGCCTCCGGGGCCGCATGAACACTTCGGGTTTCCAATGAACTTTTGGTTATACGTCACTGCCATCGAGGCTGAGCCTTCGCCGGAAGAAGTGGGCCGGACGCTGCAAGAGTGCCATGCCATTTTGCGCAGCTTTGACCAGCCGCTGCCCAGGCTGGCCATCGTGACGGAGAGCCTGGCGCTGCTGGAGCCGCTGGAAAGGCGCGACTTGTTTCCGGCGGAGGCACTGGAGCTTCTGCGCAGACATCTGACCACCTCTTTGGAAGCGCTCGACCGTTTCCCTCATCAGCCCTTGCATGGGGATGCGCATCTGGGGAACCTCATGAACACGACCTCCGGCCTGCTGTGGACGGACTGGGAAGATTCATTCGCAGGGCCAGTGGAATGGGATGTGGCTTCGGTGATTTGGAACGCAAAACTTTTGGAGGATGATCATGAGACGGTGAACAGGATTCTCGCTGCCTATCGTGATGCAGGGGGTGTGATCAATGAGGAAGCGCTTCATCACTGCCTCATTGCACGTGCGGCGGTGATCTCGGCCTGGTATCCCATTCTTTATCCGCGCCCGGATGCGGAGAGGCAGTCCAAGCTGCAACGACGGCTGGACTGGCTGGCATCTGTGTGA